The genome window CCAATAAATAATATAAAATTAATAAGTTATAATAATAAAATAAATGATTTTTTCCGTCAACCTCCAATGATGTAAAAACATAGGGAGATTGACGGATTTTTTGTTTTTTGTGATTTATCGAAGAGCATCTGTTTATAAAAAATTATCAGTATCATCTTTTTCAACGCCGCAAATATCTTTATCCATCCACTTGATATCACGGCTTTTGAAGAAAATAACCGAATCTATAGCGTTGTCAATAAGATTGTTAACTTTTAATTTCATTTCTTCAAATTTGGCTTTGGTAATTTCCCCTTCAAAGACTGAATTCTGAATCCAAATAAGATATTTTTTCATTAATTTAAAAATATGCCTAAGCCTTTTCCGGCCAGCCTTTGTTTCCGTATTTATGTCATACATTGCAATTACATACATGTTTACCACCACATCTTAAATCCTGAGTATTTTTCTTCACCAAGAATATGTTTAACGATTTTATAACACTCAAGCCTGATAAGTCTTTTATAAGAAACATGCCGATTGAGCTTTTTATGTTTAACAGTTGTTTTCAGCCTTTCATCATATTTTCTTAAAAATTTCATCCTGCCTTTGTCTTTCAAATAGCAGTAATTAAGGTCTTTTTCCGTATCTTTTTCAGTTAACTCATTTTTATTGATCATCGTGAAGATCATTCTATCAATAAGGATGGGTTTGAAAATTTCAGATATATCCAGGGCAAGGGAATAACGCCTGTATCCCGGCTCATGGAGAAAACTGACGGTAGGATCAAGCTGGGTTCGATAAAGTTCAGATAAAATTGATGTGTAAACAAGTGAATTGCCAAAGGAAATCAGCGAATTGATAAAATTATCAGGAGGTCTTTTTACACGGTTTTGAAATTCGATTTTATTTTGAACAATTTCATTAAAGGCGGAATAATACAAATCCCTGATATTTCCTTCGATACCCATTAAATATGGGATAGAATCTGCTGCTTTTAATGATTTTTTCAATACTTTTATTTTTAGAATTTTTTCACCGACATCCCTTCCCCTGTTATTGTAATATGTCAGGTTTGTAAGAATATTTGAAGCTGCTGCATTTAAAAATTCATAAGCCAAAAGCATTCTTTTTTTCTTATCAAGGTAATGCTTGGCCTGGCTTATTGTGACATGCCCCGAAAGATACTGTTCCCTTGGGAAAAAGGAACCGGAGTAAAATCCGTAATAATTAAATATGTGAACAGGAATTTTCTGCTGCCCCAGAAAATTCAGCAGCTTTGTATTAAGCGTGTGTTCACTAAAAAGAAAAATATCAGAAACAGCTTCAACAGGACGGAATTTTTTTTTACCTTCAATATCAAACATCAGGGTGTTGTCTTTTCTTTTAATGGTACAGTTTGAAAAAAGATATAAAGATTGTTTCATCTCATCCTTTATGCAAAGCAGAATTCATGATATGCACATTTTTTGCATATAGTTTTTTTAATTACAGCGGGCGGTTTTGGTTTATCAAGAATTTCCCGGATATTTGAAAAAATCTTTTCAAATTCTTTTTCATCCTCAGGCGTCAATAATACGGTTTCCCTTTTCTTCAGTTTTGGGTAATCAATTTCACCTGTGACATTTTCAACCCCCATTCTCTTTAAGGTAAGGATATAATATTTCACCTGGTGGATATGAGCCTTTTCAATCTTGTTTGATTTTTTAACTTCATGGATTACGCCCTTATTATCAATAAAATCAATTTTAATTTTGCCGATTTCAATCTGTTTTTTATTCCGTTTATAGGTGTTTTCATCAATAAGCCGCCCCAATTGCACATATTCGTTTTTATCCTCAAACCTTATATCTTTGGTAAACAGCCAGAGTTTGCGATGACATACAAAATAGTAGTTTATCTGGGTTCCGGTGAAATTCAGGTTTTGCATAAACTAATGTCCATAAATATTTTGTAACCGTTCACGGTTTACAGTTATCGGTTCACTGTTGAACCGCAATAGCGAGCGCATTCCCCGTAGCTTGCTGCAAGGAATCCTGCAAGGGTTCCCACGCAGGAGCATGGGAACCAGGCAAAAATGCGCTTTTTCCTAACAGTCTTCAGCCCATCTACCTGAGTGTTTACCTTGATTTCTTTATATTTAAACCTATCTGCGTTCATCTGTGTAAATCTGTGGCTGAATAGTTACTTTTAAGCATATAAAGTAACTCTTAATGCTTCGC of Desulfosarcina sp. BuS5 contains these proteins:
- the cas2 gene encoding CRISPR-associated endonuclease Cas2, which translates into the protein MYVIAMYDINTETKAGRKRLRHIFKLMKKYLIWIQNSVFEGEITKAKFEEMKLKVNNLIDNAIDSVIFFKSRDIKWMDKDICGVEKDDTDNFL
- the cas1b gene encoding type I-B CRISPR-associated endonuclease Cas1b translates to MKQSLYLFSNCTIKRKDNTLMFDIEGKKKFRPVEAVSDIFLFSEHTLNTKLLNFLGQQKIPVHIFNYYGFYSGSFFPREQYLSGHVTISQAKHYLDKKKRMLLAYEFLNAAASNILTNLTYYNNRGRDVGEKILKIKVLKKSLKAADSIPYLMGIEGNIRDLYYSAFNEIVQNKIEFQNRVKRPPDNFINSLISFGNSLVYTSILSELYRTQLDPTVSFLHEPGYRRYSLALDISEIFKPILIDRMIFTMINKNELTEKDTEKDLNYCYLKDKGRMKFLRKYDERLKTTVKHKKLNRHVSYKRLIRLECYKIVKHILGEEKYSGFKMWW
- the cas4 gene encoding CRISPR-associated protein Cas4, with product MQNLNFTGTQINYYFVCHRKLWLFTKDIRFEDKNEYVQLGRLIDENTYKRNKKQIEIGKIKIDFIDNKGVIHEVKKSNKIEKAHIHQVKYYILTLKRMGVENVTGEIDYPKLKKRETVLLTPEDEKEFEKIFSNIREILDKPKPPAVIKKTICKKCAYHEFCFA